The following is a genomic window from Crossiella equi.
GGCCCATCGCGCACACCAAAGGGCACCGGTTTGCCCTTTTCCCGCATTCCCCCGACCTCCGCAAGATCCTTTCGCTATAACGGACGTGTCGAAGCCCACTCCTTGGGGGAGGTACCGGGTGGAAATAAGGCCGTCCGTCGAATCCTGGCGGTGCTCGCCATGATTCCTTCACCGCACCACAGCGGGCGCGGGGGCGCCCGGGTCCGGTTGATCGTCGTGCACACGGCAGAGGGTGCGCGCACCGTCGAGTCGCTGGGCCGTTTCTTCCAGGGGAAAACCCAGGCCTCCAGTCATGTCGGAATCGACGACAACCGCATCGAGCAGTACGTGCCGTACGACCGCGCGGCCTGGACATTGCGTTCGGGCAACCCGATCAGCGACAACGCGGAGCTGTGCGGGTTCGCGAAATGGACGCGCGCGGAATGGCTCCGGCATCCCCGGATGCTGGAGCAGACCGCCCAGTGGATCGCGCAACGGTGCCGCGCGCGGGGAATCCCGCTGCGCAAACTGACACCGGCGCAGGTGGCCAAGGGCGAGTCGGGGGTGATCGGCCACCACGAGTGGACGGTCGGGAAGAAGGACGGGTCCCACTGGGATCCGGGACCGCAGTTCCCCTGGGACTTGGTGATGGCCAAGGCCGGGGGCCAGTCAGGGGAGGACGAATTGCCCACGCCGAACGAGGTCGCCGCCGCCACTCTGGACATGCCGCTGGGCCCGGGTGCGGACCCGCATTCCCTGTCCGCGTTCGTGGTCAGCAACCGCGAGAACGCCGCCAAGCTCGACGAGCTGCTGACCCTGCTGCGCCCGGGCATCGAGGGCGTGCGGCACGCGGGTCAGCTCGCCGCCCTGATCGCCCAGGCGGCGGAGAGTGGTGAGGCCCTGCCCGAGGTCGCGGACCTGTCCGACGAGGACCTGGAGTTCCTGGCCAAGGCGGCCGCGACCGAGCTCGCCCGCCGCAAGGGCTGACACCGGCCGGGGCGGGGGTCGCGCGACCCCCGCCCCACCGGTCTCAGAGGCGGCAGGACCGGATGTCGGAGGTCAGGATCGCCTTGGCGCCCAGCGCGGCGAGCCGGTCCATGATCAGGTTGGCTTCCTTGCGCGGCACCATGGCCCGCACCGCGACCCAGTTCGGGTCGGTCAGCGGCGCCACCGTCGGCGACTCCAGGCCCGGGGTGAGGGCCACCGCGTCGTCGAGCAGGCTGCGCGGGCAGTCGTAGTCCAGCATCAGGTACTGCTGGGCGAAGACCACGCCCTGGATGCGCGCGGCCAGCTGCGCCTTCTCCGGTGTCTCCACCGAACCGGTGCGCTCCACGAGCACCGCCTCGGACACGCAGATCGGGTCGCCGAAGGCCACCAGCCCGTGCTGGCGCAGCGTGCGCCCGGAGCCGACCACGTCGGCCACCGCGTCGGCCACGCCCAGCTGGATGCTGATCTCCACCGCGCCGTCCAGGCGGATGACCTCGGCGCTGACCCCGTGCTCGGCCAGGCTGGAGCGCACCAGCCGCGGGTAGGCGGTGGCGATGCGCTTGCCGTCGAGGTCCTTGACCTGCCAGTCGTTCTCGGCCGGGCCCGCGTAGCGGAAGGTGGACCCGCCGAAGCCGAGCGCGAGCCGCTCGGTGACCGGCGCGCCGGAGTCCAAGGCCAGGTCCCGGCCGGTGATGCCGAGGTCCAGCTCGCCCGAGCCCACGTAGATGGCGATGTCCTTGGGGCGCAGGAAGAAGAACTCGACGTCGTTGACCGGGTCCAGCACGGTGAGGTCGCGCTGCTCATGTCGGCCCCGGTAGCCCGCCTCGGCCAGCATCTCGGCGGCGAATCCGGACAGCGTGCCCTTGTTGGGCATCGCGACACGCAACATGGCGTCCTACTCCGTGGTCGAAGGGGTTACAGATATCGGTAGACGTCGTCCAGGGTGAGGCCGCGGCCGATCATGAGCACCTGGAGGCGGTAGAGCAGCTGGGAGATCTCCTCCGCCAGCTCCTCGTCCGACTCGTGCTCGGCGGCCAGCCACACCTCACCGGCCTCCTCCAGGACCTTCTTGCCCTGGGCGTGCACCCCGGCGTCGAGTGCCTCGACGGTGCCGGAGCCCTCGGGGCGGGTCTTGGCCCGCTCGGTGAGCTCGGCGAACAGCTGGTCGAACGTCTTCACGCCGGGAATCCTTCCACCCCGGGGCCCGCCACACGATCGGTGGCCCCCCAGGTGTGACGAGCCGCTCAAGCGGTGTCGAAAAGATTCGGCAGTCCGGCCCGGTATCGCCGTGTGTCCTCCGCCTGGAGGCCCGCGAGCTCGGGAGCTTTGTACAAAGTGAACAGTCGCACCGGCGGAGCCGAGGAGCCGGAGGCGGCCAGCACGGCGTTCGCGGCGGCCCGCCCGGCCTCGTTGGCGCCCTCCATGGTGGCCAGGTTGACGTCGTTGCGCACGTAGTCCCCGGCCAGGGCGAGGTTGGGGACGGCGGTGGCGGCGTCCGGGCGGTGCTGCCAGGAGCCGACCGGGTTGACCAGCAGCGGCTCGTCGCTGCGCGCCCCGCCCGGCGAGCCGAGGCCGGTAACCGCCGGGTCGATGAACGCCGAGTGCAGGTCCTCGCGCCGCAGCAGCCGCTCGCCGGTGTCCTCCAGGCTGGCCGACAGCTGCGCCCAGATCTCCTCCACCAGCTCCCCCGGGGTGCAGAACCGGGCGGTCTTGCCGTGCAGCACACCCGGGGTGTCCCAGGAGGAGATGATCGTGGACAGGCAGTCGCGGACCGTGCCGTCCCCGTAGCGCCCGAACGCGCCGGGCCGCCAGAACTGGGCCTGGCTGACCGAGGTCAGCGCCCACGGGGTGTCCACGTAGGACACGTGCCCGTGCACGAGCGGGAGCGTGCGGCGCAGGTAGAACATCACCCCGTTCATCCACTCCGACCGCAGGTTCGCCACCGCCGCCAGCCTCGGGTCGGCGGCCAGCAGCTCCGGCCCCCACAGCGGCAGCGCGCGCTCGACGGGCACCGCGCACACGTAGAAGTCGGCGCTCAGCGCCGAACCGTCGGCCAGGGTCACCCCGGTGACCCGTCCGCCACCGTAGGCCAGCCGGGTCGCGGTACCGGACCGGAACACCACGCCGAGCGAGCGCAGGTGCGCCACCCACGGGTCGATCCAGGCCTCGTTGCTGGGTGCGTTCAGCACGCGGTCCACCACACCGTCGCTGCCCCGCCCGAGCGCGGTGTTGAGGAACGCCTCGAGGATCTTGCCGACGGTGTACGTGCTGGCCTCCTCGGCGCGCACGGCCACCAGCAGCCGGGTCAGGCCCACCCCGAGCACGCGCTGGTACTCCGCCGAGCGGGTGCCCGCGCCGATGAAGTCCCACCAGCCGGTGCGCTCCCACTGCCCGAGCCGCCGCTCGTCACCGCTGGTCAGGTAGACCGCGAGGCGGTTGGCGAAGTGCGTGACCTCCCACAGCGGCAGCCGCAGCGTGGTGTCCAGCAGCGCGATCAGCGCGGGCAGCAGCAGGAGCGGGTCCAGGCTCGGCAGGGGCAGCTTCAGCGGTACGAACAGGTCGAACCGCCCGCCGGTGCGGGAGAGCCGGAACACCGAGGCGTCCACCAGGTTGTCGTGCACGCCGCCCGAGTTGCCCGGGAACGGGATGCGCCGCATGGTGTCCGGCAGGTTGCGGTAGAAGCCGGGGAAGAACCGGAACCCGTGCTCACCGGGCAGCTCCGGCCGCCCGCCCGCGCCGCTGCCCGGCACCGGGATGCTGCGCGACTTGCCGCCCAGGTCCTTGCGCTCCAGCACGGTGACCGCGAACCCGCGCTCGGCCAGCTCGTGCGCGGCGGTCAGCCCGCCGACCCCGCCGCCGAGCACCAGCACGGTGGGCCCGGACCGCCCCCGCGGCACGGGCAGGGCCGTCACCGCGCCGAGCGCCGCCGTCCGGGAGAGGAAGTCCCGCCTCGTCCATCCCATCACCACACCCCCTGGCCGTCAACCTTCGCACAGGAGGTATTCGCAGGTCAGGACCCCGATCGGCTGGTCCCGGTCAGGCGTGGCGGGGCAGGTCGTCGCCCTCGGTGCCCTCGCGCTGGTCCAGTCCGGGCACCACCGCCGCGAACAGCCCAAGCCCGAGCCCGTACGGGTCGTCCATGCCGACCGCGCGCAGCGTCTCGGTGGGCAGCGCGAGCAGCGAGATGGCCACGCCGAGCAGGTAGGCGTCGAGCAGCCCGGCGTCCTTGGTCGTGGTGGCCAGCCCGGCCGCCCGGTGCACGTCGGCGATCGCGGCGGCGTTGGCGTGCACCATGTCGCCGAGCGCCGCGCGCACCTCGGGCCGCCGCACGCCCTCCAGGTACAGCTCGAACATGGCCAGGATCTGCGTGCGGTCGCCCTGCAGCGCGCGGTGCAGCAGCGCCGGGTACAGCTCGCTGACCTGGCTGGGCGTGACCCCGGCGGGGGTGGTGTCGCGCAGCCGCTGCACGGCCTCGCCGTGCTCCTGCGCCATCCGGCGCGCGGCGGCGGCCAGCAGCGAGTCCCGCGTGGGGAAGTAGTTCTTGGTGGTGCCGATGGGCACCTCGGCGGCACGGTCGACCGCGCGGTGGGTCAGCCCTCGGCCACCCTCGCGCGCGAGCACCTCGATCGCCGTGTCGGCCAACAACTCCCGACGCGTCGACCTGGGCTTTTGTTCTCCCCGACCGTTGTTCACGATCGTCACAGCTTAGTACCGGGTATGTCCCCAGGCCAGTTCAGGGTGGATCATCCGCGCGTGAGCTCTCCCTTGGCCCGGCGGCTCGGTACCACCGACGCGGTGGTGATCGGGCTGGCCGCGATGGTCGGTGCCGGTGTGTTCAGCGTGCTCGGCCCGGCCTCGGCCGCCGCGGGCCCCGCGCTGCTGCCCGCCCTGGCACTGGCCGCGGTGATCGCCTACTGCAACGCCGACTCCACGATGCACTGCGCGCTGGCCCACCCGGAGTCCGGCGGCGCCTACCTGTACGGGCGCAGGCAGCTCGGTCCGCTGTGGGGCAACCTCGCGGGCTGGTGCTTCCTGCTCGGCAAGACCGCCAGCTGCGCGGCGATGGCGCTGACCGCGGGCCGGTACCTGTGGCCGGAGCACGCCCGGCCGGTCGCGGTGGCGGCCGTGCTCGCGGTGACCGCGCTGAACTACTTCGGTGTGCAGCGCAGCGCGCGGGTGGCCCGGGTGGTGGTCGCGGTGGTGCTCACCGGCCTGCTCGCGCTGGCCGTGCTGGCCCTCAGCACCGGTGACCCGCGGCCGGAACGCCTGGTGCCGCAGGGGTTCTCCGGGGTCCTGGAGGCCGCGGCGCTGCTGTTCTTCGCCTTCGCCGGGTACGCGCGCATCGCCACGCTCGGCGAGGAGGTGGCCGACCCCCGGCGCACCCTCACCCGCGCGGTCCCGCTCGCCCTGGGCATCGCGCTGGCCGTCTACGCGCTGCTGGCCGTGGCCGCGCTGGCCACGGTCGGCGCGGCCGGGCTCGCCGCCTCCCCGGCCCCGCTGCGCGCGGTCCTGGCCACCACGCCCCTGGCCGGGGCGGGCTGGGTGGTCGGGGTGCTCGGCGCGGTCGCCGCCCTGGGCGCGCTGCTGGCCCTGGTGCTCGGGGTCTCCCGCACCGCGCTGGCCATGGCCCGGGACGGCAACCTGCCCAGGACGCTGGCCGCCGTGCACCCGCGCCACCGGGTGCCGCACCACGCCGAGCTGGCCGTGGGCCTGGTCGCCGCCACCGCCGCGGCCTTCCTGGACCTGGACGGCGCGATCGGCCTGTCCTCCTTCGGCGTGCTGCTGTACTACGCGGTGGCCAACGCCTCGGCCTGGACGCTGGGCCGCCGCCTGGTCCCCGCCGTCGGGCTGTCCGGCTGCCTGCTGCTGGCGGCGGTGCTGCTCCTGCGGTGACCGCGCGGTCGCGCAATCTCAACGATTGGGTAGACCCCGATGCGCTACCCGCACCTACCGTGGTCGGCTGGCCGCCATGCGTGCCCTCCTCATCGGTTCGGCGGTCTTGCTGACCGTGCTGCTGAGCGGAACCTCGTTGGCCACCACGGTGGCCCCGGAGCTCCGGCCGACGCTCACGCACGCCGAGGGCACCCAGCCCGCCGAGCAGTCCTCCTACGGCTGCCACCCCGGCCGCGACGAAGCGCCGCCGAGGTGCCCCCGCGAGGTGGACTACCGGTGGGAGCTGCCCCGGCAGGGCAGCGTCCGCACCACCTGGCTGACCAGCCGCAGCGACACCAACAGGCTGCACGGCGCGCTGTCGGTGGACCTTCGGGACTGCCGCGACGCCGTGCTGTCCTGGACGCTGACCGCGGGCGGGCACAGCAGCTCCGGTGTGCTGTCGGCCGCGGGCTCGGGCACGCTGGTGCAGCCCGCCCTGCACGGCCCCCAGGAGCGCATCACCCTGGAGCTGCGCCGCACCGACGCGGGCACCTGCGCGGCGGGCGCGGTGTGGAGCCTGGCGCGGGCGGACGCCCCGTGGCTGGGCTTCCTGTGGAGCTGGCTCTAGACCTGCTTGCCCCGCAGGACCACACGTGCGCCCAGCACCACCACCGCGCACAGCACCGGCAGCACGAACAACGCCACCGGCAGCGTGAACGCCTGCGCCAGGCCGCCGATCATGGGCGGCCCGAGCAGGAACCCGGGCCAGGCCGCGGCCGAGACCGCGGCGATCGCGGAGGCGGCGTTGCGCCCCGGCAGCGCGGCGGCACTGCTGAACACCACCGGCACCGCGCAGGCGATGCCGAGGCCGAGCGTGGCGAAGCCCAGCAGCGCGGCCCACGGCTCGCCGATGAGCAGCGCGCCGCTGAACACAACGACCGCCACCGAGGCCAGCACCCCGACCACGGCACGGCCGCCGAAGCGGGTGACCCAGCGGTCGCCCATGGCCCGGCCGAGGAACATCATCAGCGCGAACACGCTGAAGGCGAACCCGGCGAAGGAGGGCGAGGTGCCCAGGTTCTCCTTGAGATAGAGCGCCGACCACTCGGCCGCGGCGCCCTCGCACAGCACGGCCGCGAGCATCAGCCCGCCCAGGGCAAGCAGCTTGCCGTCGCGGAAGGGCAGTGGCGCCTTCTCCGCCTTCTCCTGCTCGGCCACCACCCGGTCCCCGGTCAGCAGCAGGCGGGCGGCGACCGGGACGAACACCGCGATGAGCGCGCCCACCAGCCACATCTGGGTGCTGAGCCCGAGCCCGAAGGAGATGGCCAGCCCCCCGAGCGCGCCCCCGGCCGCGGCCCCGGCGCTCCAGAACGCGTGGAAGCTGGACAGCACCGACCGCCCGTAGGTCCGCTCGACGAGCACGGACTGCGCGTTCATCGCCACGTCCAGGGACCCCTGGAAGGCACCCCACAGGGCCAGGGCGAGGAACAGGGTGGTCAGCGAGTCGGCGAACCCGAGCAGCCCGGCGGTGAGGCCGTAGCCGACGGCGGTGACGACCATGACCCGCCGGCTGCCGAGCCAGGCGACCAGGGCCCCGGTGGTGAGGATGGCCAGCAGCGCGCCCACCGGCCCGCCGAGCAGCGCGATGCCCAGCTGCCCGTCGCTGAGCCCGAGGCGGGCCTTGACCAGGGGGATGTAGGGCGTCCAGGTGGCGAAGACCAAGGCGTGCAAGGTGAACACCACGGAGGTGATCAGCCGGGACGTGCGGGCGGGGGCCAGCACGGCGGTGTCAGACAAGGCGGACCTCCACTCCGGCCTCGGTGAGCCGGTCGACTTCGGCGGCGGGGGCGTCGGTGTCGGTGACCAGCACGTCCAGCGCGGTCAGCGCACACACGCGCGCGAAGGCGCGCCGCCCCAGTTTCGAGCTGTCCACGGCGGCCACCACCCGGGCCGAGGCCCGCAGCGCGGCGCGCTTGACCTGTGACTCGGCCAGGTCGAAGGCGGTGACCCCGTCCGGGGCGCTGACCCCGCAGCAGCCGAGCACGAGCGTGTCGAACCGCATCCGGTCCAGCGCGTACTCGGTGAGCGGCCCGATGAAGGCCTGCTCGGGCTTGCGCACGTCCCCGCCGGGCACGACCAGGTGCACGTCGTCGGCGCCGTCCAGGGCCGTCGCGATGTGCAGCGACAGCGGCAGCACGGTCAGCCTGCGCGCGGTGGCCGCCCGGGCCACCTCCAGCGCGGTGGTCCCGCTGTCCAGCACGACGGACTCCCCGTCGTCCAGCAGCGAGGCCACCTCGGCGCCGATCCGCCGCTTGGCCTCGACGTGCCGCCGGACCCGCACGCCGAAGGGCGTCTCCTCCCCCGCGAGCATGCTGACCGCCGCCCCGCGCACGCGCCGCAGCAGCCCCTCGCGCTCCAGCACGTCCAGGTCGCGCCGGATCGTCATCTCCGAGCAACCCGTGAGCCCGGCAAGTTCGCCTACGCTCACCCGGGAGCGCTCCCGGAGAGCCCCCAGGATCAGCTCCTGGCGTTCCGCACTTTCCACGTGTTCATACGAACACATCCCATGTTCGAAAAGCAACGGGTCCGGCTTGACACACGGGGTTTAGTGGTATGGACCATTCGGCGATCCAGGAGGACCCATGGGATACGCGGCAGCCGTGCACGAGCACCTCCGGCGGGTGGAGGAGGCCAACGCCGAGGCGGTGGCCACGACCGTCGGGCTGCTGCTGGACGTGGTGCGCGCGGGCGGGCTGGTCCACACCGCCGGGGCGGGGCACTCGCTGGCCGCGGTGGCCGAGACCTTCTACCGCGCGGGCGGCCTGGCCTGCGTCCGCCCGGTCTACCACCCCGAGCTGCTCCCGATGCACGGCGCGCGCGCCAGCACGGTGGCCGAGCGCCGTTCGGGCCTGGCCGCGCAGACCCTGGGCGAGAAGCCGTTCGGGCCGGACGACCTGCTGATCGTCTTCTCCACCTCCGGGGTCAACCCCTATCCGGTCGAGCTGGCCAAGGCCGCCGTCGCGGCCGGGCGGCCGGTGGTCGCGGTGACCTCCCGCGAGGCCAGTGCCGCCGCGCCCGCCCGCTCCGGGACCACGCTGGCCGCCGAGGCGACCGTCGTGCTGGACAACCTGGTGCGCGTGGGCGACGCGAGCTACCCGGTCGCCGAGCCGGTGACCGCGCCGCTGTCCTCGCTGGCCAACGGGTTCCTGTGGAACCTGCTGCTGGTGGGCCTGCACGAGGCGGCCACCGCCGCCGGGGTCGAGCTGCCGCTGTGGCGCAGCGCCAACACGGTGGGCGGCGACGAGGCGAACAAGGACCTCATGGCCCACTATCAGCGGCTCGTGCCCGTGCTGGAGTGACCGTAGAAGTACCTATTGAGCACCCGCTCAAGCCCTGGTTAGTCTCCCCTGGGGGCGGGCCGTGAGAGCCCGCGCAGGGGGTCCAGGGGGGACTGCGTGGTCAGTGCACGGACGAGGACGTGGGTGCTGTCCGGGGGTGCGGCGGCCCTGGCGGTGGCCGTCGGGGCCGGGGTGGTTGCGCTCTGGCCTGAGGCCGAGAAGCCGCCCACACCGCCCGCGGGCACCGCGGGCCGGGCGCCCACCACCGCCGTCACGGCGGCCAAGGGCTTCCTGACCGCCTTCGCCGACAACGACCCCGCGGCCGCCGCGGGCTTCACCGACCGGCGGGCCGAGGCCGAACCGGTGCTGCGCGCGCAACGCCAGCCCGCCGAGGTCGGCAACCGCCCGGACAAGGTGGTGCTGCGGCGCGACAACACCCCCGAGCCCCCGGCCGGGGCCACCGAGCACGTGGTCGGCTTCGGCCTGCGCTGGGAGTTCGGGCAGGGCGCGGTCTGGGAGTACGAGCACAAGCTCACCCTGCGCAGGACCGGCGGCCAGTGGGCGGTGGTCTGGGCGCCGGAGACGATCCATCCGCAGTTCACCGCGGGCCGCACCCTGCGCCTGACCCGGGGCTCGCAGGACGCGGAGATCCTCGGCGCGGACGGCAAACCTCTGCCGGAGGGCAACTTCTCCCCCGCCGTGCTGCCCGCGGTGCGCCGCGCGCTGGCAGGCGGGCTCAAGGGCGAGGCGTCCTGGAAGCTGGTCATGGCCGACGCCGCCGGCGCCGAGGTGGCCACGGTCGCGGGCCGGCAGGGCAAGGCGGGCGAGAACGCCCGGCTGACCCTGAGCCCGGCCGTGCAGTCCTCGGCGCAGAAGGCCGTGGACTCGGTGCAGCTGCCCGCCTCCCTGGTCGCGATCCGCGCCAACGGCGAGATCCTCGCGGTGGCCCAGAACGCGGCCGCGGACGCGACCCCGGGCGGGCTGCCCGCACTGTCCGGCCGGTACGCGCCCGGTTCCACGTTCAAGATCGCCACCGCCAGCGCGGTGCTGCAGGCGGGCAGGGCGGACGCCAACACCGTGCTGCCCTGCCCCGGCCAGACCACGGTCAAGCAGCGCCAGGTGCGCAACGACGACCGGTTTGACCTGGGCGAGGTGCCACTGCACCGGGCCTTCGCCCGCTCGTGCAACACCACCTTCGCCCAGCTCGGTGCCGAGCTGCCCGCCAGCGCCCTGACCGACGCCGCCCGCCAGCTGGGCATCGGCGTGGACTTCGACATCCAGGGCCTGACCACGAACACGGGCAAGGTCCCGGAACCGAGGTCGGCCGCGGCCCAGGTGGAGGCGAGCTTCGGTCAGGGCGAGGTGCTGGTCAGCCCGTTCGGCCTCGCCGTGGCGGCTGCCACGGTGGCGGGCGGCGGGCGGATGCCGACACCGTTCCTGGTGCGCGGCAGCAAGACCGGAGTGACCGGCAAGGCGGGCACCATCCCGCCCGCGGTCGCCGGTCAGCTCCGCTCGATGATGCGCGAGGTGGTCACCGGGGGCACCGCGCACGGCCTGCCCGGTGCCACCTCGGGCAAGACCGGTACCGCGCAGTTCGGCGACGGCAGCTCCGCCCACGGCTGGTTCGCCGGGTTCCGGGGCGACGTCGGCTTCGCGGTCTTCGTCGAGAACGCGGGCAGTTCCAGGCCCGCAGTGGACGTGACCGGGCGTTTCCTGCGCGGTTTCCAGCCCTAGACGGGCTCGGTGTGGAAGCCGACGCGCTGCGCGCCGTCACCCTGCCAGGCCATCAGCGAGGCGATCTCGCCGTCGTCCACGGTGACCCACCAGCCGTTGGTGAGCTCCACCTCGTGCAGCGAGGCCTCGGCGCGCTTCTCCGGCGACAGCTTGGTGTACTCGTCGAAGACGTTGAACGCCTCGGTGCAGCCGACCCGGCCGCCCTCGGTGACATCGGCGATCAGGTTGTGCGCGGCACCCCACGGCATCGTGACCTCGCCGCAGTTCACCGGATCGATACCCTCATCGGCCAGCGCCACCCCGGCGGAACCGAGGAACAGCGCGCCACCGGCGATCGCGGTGACGAACATCGTGCTCAGGCGCTTGGTCATCTCTTGGCCTCCCGTCTGTGGGTTGTTTTCCCTCACCCTCCAAGACGTGTGCCCCTCGACGGGGTTGCCTGAACTTTTCCTTTTGCCGCAATGAAATCGCCGTGTCCAGAGTGGACTGCTTGTAAACCCCATGTCGCAAAGCCGCCAGTCCGGATCCGGTCACACCGGCGCCCGGCTAGCCGACCTTCGGCAGCGGCTCCTCGGCGAACTGGGTGCGGTACAGCCGCGCGTACCGCCCCTCCGCGGCCAGCAGCTCGTGGTGCGTGCCCCGCTCCACCACGTGCCCGTCCTCCACCACCAGGATCTGGTCCGCCGCCCGGACCGTGGACAGCCGGTGCGCGATGACCAGCGCGGTCCGCCCGGAGAGGGCCTCGGTCAGCGCCTCCTGCACCGCGGCCTCGGAGTCGGAGTCCAGGTGCGCGGTGGCCTCGTCCAGGATGACCACCCGGGGCTGGGCCAGCAGCAGCCGGGCGATGGTCAGCCGCTGCCGCTCGCCGCCGGAGAGGCGGTAGCCGCGTTCGCCGACCACGGTGTCCAGACCGTCCGGCAGCGAGGCCACCAGGTCGGCCAGCCTGGCCTGGCGCAGCGCCGCCCAGACCTCGTCGTCGGTGGCGCCGGGACGGCCGTAGCGCAGGTTCGCGCCGATCGTGTCGTGGAAGAGGTGTCCGTCCTGGGTCACCACGCCCACGGTGTCCCGGATCGCGTCGAAGGACAGGTCGCGCACGTCCACATCGGACAGTCGGACCGAGCCGGTGTTCACGTCGTACAGGCGGGGCACCAGGGAGGCCAGCGTGGACTTGCCCGCCCCGGAGGAGCCGACCAGCGCGACCAGCTGGCCGGGCTCGGCGCGGAAGCTCACCCCGTGCAGGACCTCCTCGCCGCCGCGCTTGTCCAGGATCTCCACTTCCTCAAGGGAGGCAAGGGAAACCTCGCTCGGCGCGGGATAGGCGAAGCGCACGCCCTGGAACTCCACCGACACCGGCCCCTCGGGCACGGTCCGCGCGTCCGCGCGCTGCGTGATCGACGGCTTGAGGTCCAGCACCTCGAACACCCGCTCGAAGCTGACCAGCACGCTCATCACGTCGACCGGGGCGTTGGCCAGCGCGGTCAGCGGCGAGTACAGGCGGGTCAGCAGCAGCGCCAGCGCCACCACAGTGCCCGCGTCCAGCTGCCCGTGCACCGCCAGCCACCCGCCCAGGCCGTAGACCAGGGCCAGCGCCAGGCTGGAGACCAGGGTGAGCGCGGTGCCGAAGGTGGTCCCGGCCATCGCGGTGCGCACCCCGATGTCGCCCACCCGGGCCGCCCGCGCGCCGAACTCCTCGGCCTCCTCGCGCGGCCGTCCGAACAGCTTCACCAGGGTCGCGCCCGGGGCGGAGAACCGCTCGGTCATCTGCGTGGTCATCGCCGCGTTGTGCTCGGCGGACTCTCGGTACAGGTCGGCCATCCGCCGCCCGACCCGCCGTGCGGGCAGCACGAACACCGGCAGCAGCACCAGCGCGAGCGCGGTGATCTGCCAGGACAGGTTGAGCATCAGGCCCAGTGCCAGGGCCAGCTGGATGACGTTGGACAGCAGCCCGGAGATGGTCGAGGTG
Proteins encoded in this region:
- a CDS encoding N-acetylmuramoyl-L-alanine amidase; its protein translation is MIPSPHHSGRGGARVRLIVVHTAEGARTVESLGRFFQGKTQASSHVGIDDNRIEQYVPYDRAAWTLRSGNPISDNAELCGFAKWTRAEWLRHPRMLEQTAQWIAQRCRARGIPLRKLTPAQVAKGESGVIGHHEWTVGKKDGSHWDPGPQFPWDLVMAKAGGQSGEDELPTPNEVAAATLDMPLGPGADPHSLSAFVVSNRENAAKLDELLTLLRPGIEGVRHAGQLAALIAQAAESGEALPEVADLSDEDLEFLAKAAATELARRKG
- the hisG gene encoding ATP phosphoribosyltransferase produces the protein MLRVAMPNKGTLSGFAAEMLAEAGYRGRHEQRDLTVLDPVNDVEFFFLRPKDIAIYVGSGELDLGITGRDLALDSGAPVTERLALGFGGSTFRYAGPAENDWQVKDLDGKRIATAYPRLVRSSLAEHGVSAEVIRLDGAVEISIQLGVADAVADVVGSGRTLRQHGLVAFGDPICVSEAVLVERTGSVETPEKAQLAARIQGVVFAQQYLMLDYDCPRSLLDDAVALTPGLESPTVAPLTDPNWVAVRAMVPRKEANLIMDRLAALGAKAILTSDIRSCRL
- a CDS encoding phosphoribosyl-ATP diphosphatase — its product is MKTFDQLFAELTERAKTRPEGSGTVEALDAGVHAQGKKVLEEAGEVWLAAEHESDEELAEEISQLLYRLQVLMIGRGLTLDDVYRYL
- a CDS encoding hydroxysqualene dehydroxylase, translated to MGWTRRDFLSRTAALGAVTALPVPRGRSGPTVLVLGGGVGGLTAAHELAERGFAVTVLERKDLGGKSRSIPVPGSGAGGRPELPGEHGFRFFPGFYRNLPDTMRRIPFPGNSGGVHDNLVDASVFRLSRTGGRFDLFVPLKLPLPSLDPLLLLPALIALLDTTLRLPLWEVTHFANRLAVYLTSGDERRLGQWERTGWWDFIGAGTRSAEYQRVLGVGLTRLLVAVRAEEASTYTVGKILEAFLNTALGRGSDGVVDRVLNAPSNEAWIDPWVAHLRSLGVVFRSGTATRLAYGGGRVTGVTLADGSALSADFYVCAVPVERALPLWGPELLAADPRLAAVANLRSEWMNGVMFYLRRTLPLVHGHVSYVDTPWALTSVSQAQFWRPGAFGRYGDGTVRDCLSTIISSWDTPGVLHGKTARFCTPGELVEEIWAQLSASLEDTGERLLRREDLHSAFIDPAVTGLGSPGGARSDEPLLVNPVGSWQHRPDAATAVPNLALAGDYVRNDVNLATMEGANEAGRAAANAVLAASGSSAPPVRLFTLYKAPELAGLQAEDTRRYRAGLPNLFDTA
- a CDS encoding TetR/AcrR family transcriptional regulator gives rise to the protein MADTAIEVLAREGGRGLTHRAVDRAAEVPIGTTKNYFPTRDSLLAAAARRMAQEHGEAVQRLRDTTPAGVTPSQVSELYPALLHRALQGDRTQILAMFELYLEGVRRPEVRAALGDMVHANAAAIADVHRAAGLATTTKDAGLLDAYLLGVAISLLALPTETLRAVGMDDPYGLGLGLFAAVVPGLDQREGTEGDDLPRHA
- a CDS encoding APC family permease: MSSPLARRLGTTDAVVIGLAAMVGAGVFSVLGPASAAAGPALLPALALAAVIAYCNADSTMHCALAHPESGGAYLYGRRQLGPLWGNLAGWCFLLGKTASCAAMALTAGRYLWPEHARPVAVAAVLAVTALNYFGVQRSARVARVVVAVVLTGLLALAVLALSTGDPRPERLVPQGFSGVLEAAALLFFAFAGYARIATLGEEVADPRRTLTRAVPLALGIALAVYALLAVAALATVGAAGLAASPAPLRAVLATTPLAGAGWVVGVLGAVAALGALLALVLGVSRTALAMARDGNLPRTLAAVHPRHRVPHHAELAVGLVAATAAAFLDLDGAIGLSSFGVLLYYAVANASAWTLGRRLVPAVGLSGCLLLAAVLLLR
- a CDS encoding MFS transporter, which gives rise to MSDTAVLAPARTSRLITSVVFTLHALVFATWTPYIPLVKARLGLSDGQLGIALLGGPVGALLAILTTGALVAWLGSRRVMVVTAVGYGLTAGLLGFADSLTTLFLALALWGAFQGSLDVAMNAQSVLVERTYGRSVLSSFHAFWSAGAAAGGALGGLAISFGLGLSTQMWLVGALIAVFVPVAARLLLTGDRVVAEQEKAEKAPLPFRDGKLLALGGLMLAAVLCEGAAAEWSALYLKENLGTSPSFAGFAFSVFALMMFLGRAMGDRWVTRFGGRAVVGVLASVAVVVFSGALLIGEPWAALLGFATLGLGIACAVPVVFSSAAALPGRNAASAIAAVSAAAWPGFLLGPPMIGGLAQAFTLPVALFVLPVLCAVVVLGARVVLRGKQV
- a CDS encoding DeoR/GlpR family DNA-binding transcription regulator, which encodes MCSYEHVESAERQELILGALRERSRVSVGELAGLTGCSEMTIRRDLDVLEREGLLRRVRGAAVSMLAGEETPFGVRVRRHVEAKRRIGAEVASLLDDGESVVLDSGTTALEVARAATARRLTVLPLSLHIATALDGADDVHLVVPGGDVRKPEQAFIGPLTEYALDRMRFDTLVLGCCGVSAPDGVTAFDLAESQVKRAALRASARVVAAVDSSKLGRRAFARVCALTALDVLVTDTDAPAAEVDRLTEAGVEVRLV
- a CDS encoding sugar isomerase domain-containing protein is translated as MGYAAAVHEHLRRVEEANAEAVATTVGLLLDVVRAGGLVHTAGAGHSLAAVAETFYRAGGLACVRPVYHPELLPMHGARASTVAERRSGLAAQTLGEKPFGPDDLLIVFSTSGVNPYPVELAKAAVAAGRPVVAVTSREASAAAPARSGTTLAAEATVVLDNLVRVGDASYPVAEPVTAPLSSLANGFLWNLLLVGLHEAATAAGVELPLWRSANTVGGDEANKDLMAHYQRLVPVLE